In the genome of Polaribacter atrinae, one region contains:
- the trpS gene encoding tryptophan--tRNA ligase, with protein sequence MSRILTGVQSTGTPHLGNLLGAILPAIKMANSPENESFIFIADMHSLTQIKDGKELRENTYSVAATWLACGIDINKTIFYRQSDIPQTTELTWYLSCFFPYQRLTLAHGFKDKADRLGDVNAGLFTYPMLMAADILLYDAEIVPVGKDQLQHLEMTRDVANRFNNIVGETLVPPQAEIQKNTKLVPGIDGEKMSKSRNNIINIFLPDKKLRKQVMSIKTDSLGLEDPKNPDTDNVFGLYKLLASDEQIATMRANYEGGNYGYGHAKQALYELILEQFSPIRDRYNHFMENKHEIDEALKIGAEKATVVANGVLKRVRSKIGY encoded by the coding sequence ATGTCTAGAATTTTAACAGGTGTACAAAGTACAGGAACTCCACATTTAGGAAATTTATTAGGAGCTATTTTACCAGCAATAAAAATGGCAAATAGTCCAGAAAATGAATCTTTTATATTTATTGCAGATATGCATTCTTTAACTCAGATTAAGGATGGAAAAGAATTAAGAGAAAACACATACAGTGTTGCTGCAACCTGGCTTGCTTGTGGAATAGATATTAATAAAACCATATTTTATAGACAAAGTGATATACCACAAACCACAGAGTTAACTTGGTATTTAAGCTGTTTTTTTCCTTACCAAAGATTAACTTTGGCGCATGGATTTAAAGATAAAGCAGATAGATTAGGTGATGTTAACGCTGGTTTATTTACCTACCCAATGTTAATGGCTGCAGATATTTTATTGTATGATGCAGAAATTGTACCTGTGGGTAAAGATCAATTACAACATTTAGAAATGACACGTGATGTTGCTAATAGATTTAACAATATTGTGGGAGAAACATTGGTTCCGCCTCAAGCAGAAATTCAAAAAAACACAAAATTAGTTCCAGGAATTGATGGTGAAAAAATGAGTAAATCTAGAAATAACATTATCAATATTTTCTTACCAGATAAAAAGTTAAGAAAACAAGTAATGTCTATTAAAACGGATAGTTTAGGTTTAGAAGATCCTAAAAACCCAGATACAGATAATGTTTTTGGACTCTATAAATTATTAGCTTCTGATGAGCAGATTGCAACAATGAGAGCAAATTACGAAGGTGGTAATTATGGCTACGGACATGCAAAACAAGCTTTATATGAATTGATTCTTGAGCAGTTTTCTCCAATAAGAGATCGTTACAATCACTTTATGGAAAACAAACACGAAATTGATGAAGCTTTAAAAATTGGAGCTGAAAAAGCGACTGTAGTTGCAAACGGAGTACTAAAAAGAGTAAGGTCAAAAATTGGTTACTAA
- a CDS encoding DUF1761 domain-containing protein: METNIYIFLLAALVPLFIGFVWYGPLFGNIWMKEMGFTKESLAGKNMILTFIFCYIFSFFIAFLLQSLVIHQGGVFSTMLESGSMELQGETLAYFEDFMTKYGNNYRTFKHGVLHGVLTGVFFVSPILSIIAMFERKSVKYVAINAGYWMVTLAIMGGIICEWA, translated from the coding sequence ATGGAAACGAATATTTACATCTTTCTTTTAGCGGCTTTAGTCCCTTTATTTATTGGTTTTGTATGGTATGGTCCCTTATTTGGAAATATTTGGATGAAAGAAATGGGGTTTACTAAAGAGTCTTTAGCGGGCAAGAATATGATATTAACATTTATATTCTGTTATATATTTAGTTTTTTTATTGCTTTCCTTTTACAATCACTAGTAATTCATCAAGGTGGTGTTTTCTCTACAATGTTAGAATCCGGTTCAATGGAATTACAAGGTGAAACGTTGGCTTATTTTGAAGACTTTATGACTAAGTATGGAAATAATTATAGAACATTTAAACACGGTGTATTACACGGTGTTTTGACTGGAGTATTTTTTGTCTCACCAATTTTATCAATTATAGCAATGTTTGAAAGAAAATCTGTAAAATATGTTGCTATTAACGCTGGTTATTGGATGGTAACCTTGGCAATTATGGGAGGTATTATATGTGAATGGGCATAG
- a CDS encoding DUF4837 family protein has product MKKIFTLLAITVLLTSCGGGNDKITLRSSVGKVNKVMVVTKASDWAGDIGKEIRNSFGELMVGLPQPEPLLSVSQVAPNGFGTMMQVGRNIMVIGVADEEEYFVRNNVYAQPQTIVYVYAKDKAGVVKMFKKHQEEIIKTFIESDVNMLQNLFSKNKLDDSQFKTLQNLGISLTINNKFNTVDDTGDFLWLRQHLSSGIAKTGSNNILVYSVPLEDETQVLDSIVAVRNRIGKKYIPGSDPETMHMITEKAYTPFTFDAVIDGKKAYETRGKWEVKNDFMAGPFLNYTVVDKKNNRLIVFEGFTYAPSVNKRAFLFELEAIAKSMKIQ; this is encoded by the coding sequence ATGAAAAAAATATTTACGCTACTTGCAATTACAGTTTTATTAACCTCATGTGGTGGAGGTAATGATAAAATTACTTTACGATCATCAGTTGGTAAAGTAAACAAAGTAATGGTAGTTACCAAAGCTAGTGATTGGGCTGGTGATATTGGTAAAGAAATAAGAAATTCTTTTGGAGAATTAATGGTAGGTTTGCCACAACCAGAGCCTCTTTTATCTGTCTCACAAGTAGCGCCAAACGGATTTGGAACAATGATGCAGGTTGGTAGAAATATTATGGTTATTGGTGTTGCAGACGAAGAAGAATACTTTGTAAGAAATAATGTTTATGCACAACCTCAAACAATTGTTTATGTCTATGCAAAAGATAAAGCGGGTGTTGTAAAAATGTTTAAAAAGCACCAAGAAGAAATTATTAAAACCTTTATAGAATCAGATGTAAATATGCTTCAAAATTTGTTTTCAAAAAACAAATTGGATGATTCTCAATTTAAAACATTACAAAATTTAGGAATTTCATTAACCATTAATAATAAATTTAATACGGTAGATGATACAGGAGATTTTTTATGGTTACGTCAACATTTATCAAGCGGAATTGCAAAAACAGGTAGTAATAATATTTTAGTGTATTCTGTTCCTTTAGAAGATGAAACACAAGTGTTGGATAGTATTGTAGCTGTTAGAAACAGAATTGGTAAAAAATACATACCTGGTTCAGATCCAGAAACCATGCACATGATTACAGAAAAAGCATATACTCCTTTTACTTTTGATGCAGTTATAGATGGTAAAAAAGCTTATGAAACTCGTGGTAAGTGGGAGGTGAAAAACGATTTTATGGCTGGACCATTTTTAAATTATACGGTGGTTGATAAAAAGAACAATCGATTAATTGTTTTTGAAGGCTTTACTTATGCACCTTCTGTAAATAAAAGAGCATTTTTATTTGAGTTGGAGGCAATTGCAAAATCTATGAAGATTCAATAA
- a CDS encoding lytic transglycosylase domain-containing protein, whose amino-acid sequence MKKLIICLLFTNTIFSQIKKDSLFITQDTIQEPVRKSFFSDADLDAIDSLLVDEKFNSALVDSLSYVINDIDITGNTSIVLTTDLLKLRLTALNSKTPFNLAFNPSLENVINSYLLYRKKYYPALMAKAKYYFPMFEQYLDQYDIPLEMKYLAIVESALRPKIKSPVGATGLWQFMYGTGIEFDLKVSSYVDERQDPVKATIAACKYLSQLFTVFGDWDLALAAYNSGPGNVRKAIKRSGGYTNYWNIRPYLPRETAGYVPAFYATMYIFEYATEHNIYSELPQFFNFQTDTIKIKRTISFDQISEKTAIDEDVLSELNPSYKLDIIPFVEDREYALRLPSDKVIEFLDKEKEIYALADTDDAQREKPLPKYFEMDQRIRYKVKSGDFLGKIANKFGVRVSDLKRWNSLKTSRLKIGQRLSVYPKKLGK is encoded by the coding sequence ATGAAGAAACTTATTATATGTCTCTTATTTACGAATACTATTTTTTCACAAATAAAAAAAGATAGTTTATTTATAACCCAAGATACCATACAAGAACCTGTTAGAAAAAGTTTTTTTTCTGACGCAGATTTAGACGCAATTGATAGCTTATTAGTCGATGAAAAATTTAATTCGGCATTAGTAGACTCATTGAGTTATGTAATAAATGATATAGATATTACAGGGAATACAAGTATTGTTTTAACAACAGATTTACTGAAGCTACGTCTTACTGCTTTAAATAGTAAAACGCCTTTTAACTTAGCGTTTAATCCATCTTTAGAAAACGTTATTAATAGTTATTTACTATATCGTAAAAAATACTATCCAGCTTTAATGGCAAAGGCAAAATATTATTTTCCAATGTTTGAGCAATATCTAGATCAATATGATATTCCTTTAGAAATGAAGTATTTGGCTATTGTTGAGTCGGCTTTAAGACCTAAAATAAAATCGCCAGTTGGGGCAACAGGTTTGTGGCAATTTATGTACGGTACAGGTATAGAATTCGATTTAAAGGTGAGTTCTTATGTAGATGAGCGTCAAGATCCAGTAAAAGCAACCATTGCAGCTTGTAAATATTTAAGTCAATTATTTACTGTTTTTGGAGATTGGGATTTAGCTTTAGCGGCTTATAACTCCGGTCCTGGAAATGTTAGAAAAGCAATAAAACGTTCTGGTGGATATACAAATTATTGGAATATAAGACCTTATTTGCCAAGAGAAACGGCAGGTTATGTACCTGCTTTTTATGCAACGATGTATATTTTTGAATATGCAACTGAACATAATATTTATTCTGAACTTCCTCAATTTTTTAATTTTCAGACAGATACTATTAAAATTAAAAGAACCATTAGTTTCGATCAAATTTCAGAGAAGACCGCTATTGATGAAGATGTTTTATCTGAACTAAATCCGTCTTATAAATTAGATATTATTCCGTTTGTAGAAGATAGAGAGTATGCATTAAGACTACCAAGTGATAAGGTTATTGAGTTTTTAGATAAAGAAAAAGAAATTTATGCTTTAGCAGATACAGATGATGCACAAAGAGAAAAACCTTTACCTAAATACTTTGAAATGGATCAACGTATTCGCTATAAAGTAAAAAGTGGCGATTTTTTAGGTAAAATAGCAAATAAATTTGGTGTTCGGGTAAGTGATCTAAAACGTTGGAATAGTTTAAAAACAAGCCGATTAAAAATAGGGCAGAGGTTGTCTGTATATCCTAAGAAATTAGGAAAATAG
- a CDS encoding exodeoxyribonuclease III, which yields MKIISYNVNGIRAALKKGFLDWLKAANPDVICIQETKAHKEQLDLTDFENAGYPYHYWFSAQKKGYSSVAIFCKEKPNHIEYGTGIESMDFEGRNLRVDFDKVSVMSLYLPSGTNSERLDFKFKYMDDFQEYINNLKQEIPNLVICGDYNICHEEIDIHNPKMKGVSGFLPEERTWIGEFIKNGFIDSFRFLNQEKQEYSWWSYRANSRANNKGWRLDYAMVSEPLKEQISRAYILPEAKHSDHCPIALELDI from the coding sequence ATGAAGATAATATCATACAACGTAAACGGAATTAGAGCTGCATTAAAAAAAGGGTTTTTAGATTGGTTAAAAGCTGCAAATCCAGATGTAATTTGCATCCAAGAAACCAAAGCCCATAAAGAACAATTAGATCTTACCGATTTTGAAAATGCAGGTTATCCATATCATTATTGGTTTTCTGCACAAAAAAAAGGATACTCTTCTGTAGCCATTTTTTGTAAAGAAAAACCAAACCATATAGAATATGGAACCGGAATAGAATCTATGGATTTTGAAGGTAGAAATTTACGTGTAGATTTCGATAAAGTTTCTGTAATGAGCTTGTATTTGCCTTCTGGGACAAATTCTGAAAGGTTAGACTTTAAGTTTAAATACATGGATGATTTTCAAGAATACATCAACAATTTAAAACAAGAAATTCCGAATTTAGTAATCTGTGGAGATTATAATATTTGTCATGAAGAAATTGATATTCACAACCCGAAAATGAAAGGTGTTTCAGGTTTTTTACCAGAAGAAAGAACGTGGATTGGTGAATTTATTAAAAATGGATTTATAGATAGTTTTCGTTTCCTAAATCAAGAAAAACAAGAATATTCTTGGTGGAGTTATAGAGCAAATTCTAGAGCAAACAATAAAGGTTGGCGTTTAGATTATGCTATGGTTTCAGAACCTTTAAAAGAGCAAATTTCTAGAGCATATATTTTGCCAGAAGCAAAACATTCAGACCATTGTCCAATTGCTTTAGAACTTGATATTTAA
- a CDS encoding 3-oxoacid CoA-transferase subunit B has product MALDKIGIAKRIAQEVQNGFYVNLGIGIPTLVANYVREDIEVEFQSENGVLGMGPFPFEGEEDADIINAGKQTITTMPGASFFDSSMSFAMIRGKHVDLTILGAMEVAENGDIANWKIPGKMVKGMGGAMDLVASAENIIVAMMHTNKRGESKILKKCSLPLTGVGCVTKIVTNLAVLEVKNNVFHLLERAPGVSVEEIKKATEGTLVVNGEIPEMDV; this is encoded by the coding sequence ATGGCTTTAGACAAGATTGGTATTGCAAAGCGAATAGCGCAAGAAGTTCAAAATGGATTTTACGTAAACTTAGGTATTGGAATTCCAACCTTGGTTGCAAATTACGTACGAGAAGATATAGAAGTTGAGTTTCAAAGTGAGAATGGTGTTCTAGGAATGGGCCCTTTTCCTTTTGAAGGAGAAGAAGATGCAGATATTATAAATGCAGGTAAACAAACCATTACTACAATGCCTGGAGCAAGTTTCTTCGATTCTTCCATGAGTTTTGCGATGATTCGTGGTAAACATGTAGATTTAACTATTTTAGGAGCTATGGAAGTTGCTGAAAATGGAGATATTGCCAACTGGAAAATTCCAGGTAAAATGGTAAAAGGTATGGGTGGGGCTATGGATTTAGTAGCGTCTGCAGAAAATATTATTGTTGCCATGATGCATACCAATAAGCGTGGAGAATCTAAGATTTTAAAGAAATGTTCTTTGCCGCTAACAGGTGTTGGTTGTGTAACAAAAATAGTAACAAACTTAGCGGTATTAGAAGTAAAGAATAATGTATTTCATTTGTTAGAAAGAGCTCCTGGAGTTTCTGTTGAAGAAATTAAGAAAGCAACCGAAGGTACCTTGGTTGTAAATGGAGAAATACCAGAAATGGACGTTTAA
- a CDS encoding CoA transferase subunit A: MINKKVNNVADALKGVKNGMTFMLGGFGLCGIPENAISELVKLDIRNVTCISNNAGVDDFGLGLLLQNKQIKKMISSYVGENDEFERQMLSGELEVELTPQGTLAEKCRAAQAGFPAFYTPAGYGTEVAEGKETREFDGKMYVLEPAFKADFAFVKAWKGDAAGNLVFKGTSRNFNPNMCGAATVTVAEVEELVEVGELDPNNIHIPGIFVQRIFQGKDYEKRIEQRTVRQK, from the coding sequence ATGATCAATAAAAAAGTAAACAACGTAGCAGATGCTTTAAAAGGTGTTAAAAATGGAATGACTTTTATGTTGGGAGGTTTTGGTTTATGTGGAATCCCAGAAAATGCAATTTCAGAACTCGTAAAATTAGATATTAGAAATGTTACATGTATTTCTAACAATGCAGGTGTAGATGATTTTGGTTTAGGTTTATTGCTTCAAAATAAACAAATCAAAAAAATGATTTCTTCTTATGTTGGCGAAAATGATGAGTTTGAACGTCAAATGTTATCTGGAGAATTAGAGGTAGAATTAACACCTCAAGGTACTTTAGCAGAAAAATGTAGAGCAGCACAAGCTGGTTTTCCTGCATTTTATACACCTGCAGGGTATGGAACAGAAGTTGCAGAAGGAAAAGAAACCAGAGAGTTTGATGGAAAAATGTATGTTTTAGAACCTGCTTTTAAAGCTGATTTTGCCTTTGTAAAAGCTTGGAAAGGTGATGCTGCAGGTAATTTAGTTTTTAAAGGAACCTCAAGAAACTTTAATCCAAATATGTGTGGTGCTGCAACAGTTACCGTTGCAGAAGTAGAGGAGTTGGTTGAAGTTGGCGAGTTAGATCCTAATAATATTCATATTCCAGGAATATTTGTACAACGTATTTTTCAAGGTAAAGATTACGAGAAAAGAATTGAACAAAGAACGGTAAGACAAAAATAA
- a CDS encoding penicillin-binding protein 1A, which yields MTQKKTTDFKKYIKWFWLLVLGGFASILLLFLIASWGGLGKLPTFEELENPENNLATEIISSDGKTLGKYATENRTPIKFNDLPENLIKALVATEDERFFEHSGIDFKGTARAILKPGSGGASTITQQLAKMLFTGRASRNIFLRIGQKVKEWVVATKLERQYTKNEILTMYLNKYDFINQAVGIRSAARIYFGKEPKELEVQESAMLVGMLKNASLFNPLRRAERVKNRRDVVLKQMNRSEFISLQEKDSLQALDLGLDIHKEGHSDGSATYFRTYLQKYLRKWVEENPKPNGEEYNIFRDGLKIYVTIDSRMQKYAEEATEEHMSNLQSYFFEEQKRNKNAPFYDLEQSEINSILERAKKNSDRYKRLKIAGKSSKYIDEVFKTKTEMSVFSWKGDIDTIMSPIDSVRYYKYFLRSGLLSIEPQTGHIKAWVGGINNKHFKYDAVAQQKRQVGSTFKPFVYAAAINQLKLSPCDKFPNIPYTIPKGKYGIPKAWTPENASRKYGGMLSLKDGLAGSVNTMSARLIDMVGPENVVRLATSAGIESHIDANPAIALGAVDLSLLEMVSAYATFANQGLRVAPMILTRIEDKNGTVLEEFTPETKEVLSEESAYVVLDLLKGVTQSGSGVRLRLSWKRADYITGNPYGFTNPIAGKTGTTQNQSDGWFMGIVPNLATGVWTGGEDRSTHFAGIAKGQGATMALPSWALYMQKVYADKTLNVSKADFEKPDNLSINIDCNDTSDDEDSPIEEDTDF from the coding sequence ATGACACAAAAGAAAACAACAGATTTTAAAAAATATATCAAATGGTTTTGGTTGCTAGTTCTAGGTGGATTTGCATCAATATTATTATTGTTTTTAATAGCTTCTTGGGGTGGTTTAGGAAAATTACCAACGTTTGAAGAATTAGAAAATCCAGAAAACAATTTGGCAACAGAAATTATTTCTTCAGATGGTAAAACATTAGGGAAATATGCTACAGAAAATAGAACACCTATTAAGTTTAATGATTTACCAGAGAATTTAATAAAAGCATTAGTTGCAACGGAAGATGAACGTTTTTTTGAGCATTCTGGTATTGATTTTAAAGGAACTGCAAGAGCAATCTTAAAACCAGGAAGTGGTGGTGCTAGTACTATTACGCAGCAATTGGCAAAAATGTTATTTACAGGTAGAGCTTCTAGAAATATTTTTTTAAGAATTGGTCAAAAAGTAAAAGAATGGGTTGTTGCTACAAAATTAGAAAGACAATATACCAAAAATGAGATTTTAACAATGTACTTAAATAAGTATGATTTTATAAATCAAGCAGTGGGTATTCGTTCTGCAGCACGTATTTACTTTGGTAAAGAACCAAAAGAATTAGAGGTACAAGAATCTGCAATGTTGGTTGGTATGTTAAAAAATGCATCACTATTTAACCCTTTAAGAAGAGCAGAGCGTGTAAAAAATCGTAGGGACGTTGTGTTAAAACAAATGAATCGTAGCGAGTTTATTTCTTTACAAGAAAAAGATTCTTTACAAGCACTAGATTTAGGTTTAGACATCCATAAAGAAGGACACAGTGATGGTTCTGCAACTTATTTTAGAACCTATTTGCAAAAATACTTAAGAAAATGGGTAGAAGAAAACCCAAAACCCAATGGTGAAGAGTATAATATTTTTAGAGACGGTTTAAAGATTTATGTAACCATAGATTCTAGAATGCAAAAATACGCAGAAGAAGCTACAGAAGAACATATGTCTAACCTACAATCCTATTTTTTTGAGGAGCAGAAAAGAAACAAAAATGCCCCTTTTTATGATTTAGAGCAATCTGAAATTAATTCAATTCTAGAAAGAGCAAAGAAAAATTCAGATAGATATAAGCGATTAAAAATTGCAGGAAAATCTAGTAAATACATCGATGAAGTTTTTAAAACAAAAACGGAAATGAGTGTCTTTTCTTGGAAAGGAGATATTGATACTATTATGTCTCCAATAGATTCTGTAAGATATTATAAATACTTTTTACGTTCTGGGCTGTTATCTATAGAACCACAAACTGGTCATATTAAAGCTTGGGTAGGCGGTATTAATAATAAACATTTTAAATATGATGCAGTTGCACAACAGAAAAGACAAGTAGGTTCTACTTTTAAACCATTTGTGTATGCTGCAGCAATTAATCAATTAAAATTATCTCCTTGTGATAAGTTTCCAAACATACCTTATACAATTCCAAAAGGAAAATATGGAATTCCAAAAGCATGGACACCAGAAAATGCGAGTAGAAAGTATGGAGGAATGTTAAGCCTAAAAGATGGTTTAGCAGGATCTGTAAATACAATGTCTGCAAGATTAATAGATATGGTTGGTCCAGAAAATGTAGTTCGTTTAGCAACATCTGCAGGTATAGAAAGTCATATTGATGCTAACCCTGCAATAGCATTAGGTGCTGTAGATTTATCATTATTAGAGATGGTAAGTGCATATGCTACATTTGCAAATCAAGGCTTACGAGTTGCTCCAATGATTTTAACAAGAATTGAAGATAAAAACGGAACCGTTTTAGAAGAATTTACACCAGAAACAAAAGAAGTTCTTAGTGAAGAATCTGCTTATGTTGTGTTAGATTTATTAAAAGGAGTTACCCAATCTGGTTCTGGTGTTCGTTTACGCCTATCTTGGAAAAGAGCAGATTATATTACAGGGAATCCTTATGGATTTACAAACCCTATTGCAGGTAAAACAGGTACTACTCAAAATCAATCGGATGGTTGGTTTATGGGGATTGTACCTAATTTAGCAACAGGTGTTTGGACTGGTGGAGAAGATAGATCAACTCATTTTGCAGGTATTGCAAAGGGACAAGGAGCTACAATGGCTTTACCATCTTGGGCGTTATATATGCAAAAGGTTTATGCAGACAAAACGTTAAATGTTAGTAAAGCAGATTTTGAAAAACCAGATAATTTATCAATAAATATTGATTGTAATGATACTTCTGATGATGAAGATTCACCTATAGAAGAAGATACCGATTTTTAG
- a CDS encoding gliding motility lipoprotein GldH, which produces MMTVLKRSSFSIVLVTLFLMFSCDDKSDFNLYKSIDNEGWKANEKIFFEFDVKDTISPKNLFINIRNNNEYAYSNLYIITELIFPNKTKVVDTLQYEMADKTGQFLGVGFTEIKENKLFYKEKKAFPISGNYIFNVRHAMRKNGEVNPIEFLKGIQDVGFSIEN; this is translated from the coding sequence ATGATGACAGTTCTGAAAAGAAGTAGTTTTTCAATTGTTTTAGTAACTCTATTTTTGATGTTTTCTTGTGACGATAAATCAGATTTTAATCTATATAAATCAATAGATAATGAAGGTTGGAAAGCAAATGAAAAAATATTTTTTGAGTTTGATGTAAAAGACACTATTTCTCCAAAGAACTTGTTTATTAATATTAGAAATAATAATGAGTATGCCTATAGTAATTTGTATATTATTACAGAGCTTATTTTTCCTAATAAAACAAAGGTTGTAGACACTTTGCAATATGAAATGGCTGATAAAACAGGGCAGTTTTTAGGTGTTGGGTTTACAGAGATTAAAGAGAATAAATTATTTTATAAAGAAAAAAAGGCATTTCCAATTTCTGGGAATTATATATTTAATGTGCGCCATGCAATGCGTAAAAATGGTGAAGTAAACCCAATTGAATTTTTAAAAGGAATTCAGGATGTTGGTTTTAGCATAGAAAATTAA
- the ricT gene encoding regulatory iron-sulfur-containing complex subunit RicT, whose product MACGSCGTTENGVPKGCKSNGNCGSGTCGSGSNKLAVFDWLSNMTLPSGQERFNIFEVRFKNGRKHFFTNPDNLPITMGDIVAVEGAPGHDIGTVSLAGELVKVQMKKRKITADHEDVKKIYRIASQRDIDIWQQARGKEEETQRKGREILGRLGLQMKLSDVEYQGDGNKATFYYTADTRVDFRQLIRDLASAFSIRVEMKQVGARQEAARLGGVGSCGRELCCSTWLTDFRKVTTSAARYQQLSLNPLKLAGQCGKLKCCLNFELDTYLDALKSFPKQDVVLKTEKGDAVFVKMDIFKNHLWYTYKEERFKWFRLTLEQVLEIVDLNKNNEKSISLEEYEADVEIPVKVDFEDAVGQDSLTRFDVPKTSNRKKNNRNRNKKKPVAVASNNRSKPAAKAIPGQKAKPNPNQKRKPQIKKQPNTNPNQKPKPRPNPNQKPNQKVKDDVAQKPKPRPRPKPRPKAQGDVNKPEGEVKKVNKPRRNNRNRKNNNPKNDDSSEKK is encoded by the coding sequence ATGGCATGTGGAAGTTGTGGTACAACAGAAAATGGAGTACCAAAAGGTTGCAAGAGTAATGGTAATTGTGGGTCAGGAACCTGCGGAAGTGGTAGTAATAAACTAGCCGTTTTTGATTGGTTGTCTAATATGACGTTACCAAGTGGACAAGAAAGATTCAATATTTTTGAAGTCCGTTTTAAGAATGGAAGAAAGCATTTTTTTACAAATCCAGATAATTTACCCATCACTATGGGAGATATTGTTGCGGTAGAAGGTGCTCCAGGACATGATATTGGTACGGTTTCTTTAGCAGGAGAATTGGTGAAAGTGCAAATGAAAAAACGCAAAATTACCGCAGATCATGAAGATGTAAAGAAGATTTACAGAATAGCAAGTCAGAGAGATATTGATATTTGGCAACAAGCCAGAGGGAAAGAAGAAGAAACGCAACGAAAAGGAAGAGAGATTTTAGGACGTTTAGGTTTGCAAATGAAATTATCTGATGTAGAATATCAAGGTGATGGCAACAAAGCTACGTTTTATTATACGGCAGATACAAGAGTAGATTTTAGACAGTTAATTAGAGATTTGGCAAGTGCATTCTCTATTCGTGTAGAAATGAAACAAGTAGGTGCAAGACAAGAAGCGGCTCGTTTAGGAGGTGTTGGTTCTTGTGGTAGAGAATTGTGTTGTTCTACCTGGTTAACAGATTTTAGAAAAGTAACAACTTCTGCGGCACGTTATCAACAATTATCTTTAAATCCTTTAAAGTTAGCAGGACAATGTGGTAAATTAAAATGTTGTTTAAATTTTGAATTAGACACGTATTTAGATGCTTTAAAATCGTTTCCTAAACAAGATGTAGTCTTAAAAACAGAAAAGGGAGATGCTGTCTTTGTGAAGATGGATATTTTTAAAAACCACCTTTGGTATACATACAAAGAGGAACGTTTTAAATGGTTTAGACTTACTTTAGAACAAGTTCTAGAAATAGTTGATCTGAATAAGAATAACGAGAAATCTATTTCGTTAGAAGAATATGAAGCAGATGTAGAAATTCCAGTAAAAGTAGATTTCGAAGATGCTGTTGGGCAAGATAGTTTAACACGTTTTGATGTTCCAAAGACGAGTAATCGTAAAAAGAATAATAGAAATAGAAATAAGAAAAAACCGGTTGCAGTTGCTAGTAATAATCGAAGCAAGCCAGCGGCAAAGGCAATCCCTGGTCAAAAAGCGAAACCAAACCCAAATCAGAAACGAAAGCCTCAGATAAAAAAACAACCAAATACCAATCCAAATCAGAAACCTAAGCCAAGACCTAATCCGAATCAAAAACCAAATCAAAAGGTTAAAGACGATGTTGCTCAGAAACCTAAGCCAAGACCAAGGCCAAAACCAAGGCCTAAAGCTCAAGGAGATGTAAATAAACCAGAAGGAGAAGTAAAAAAGGTAAATAAGCCAAGAAGAAATAATAGAAACCGTAAAAATAACAACCCGAAAAATGATGACAGTTCTGAAAAGAAGTAG
- a CDS encoding ferredoxin yields MVVVTLQRNKCIGCNYCVELAPSQFQMSKKDGKTVLLHSVEKKGFFTIKSFDESIFDCSNEAKKACPVKIIEVKQI; encoded by the coding sequence ATGGTGGTAGTTACATTGCAAAGAAACAAGTGTATTGGTTGTAATTACTGCGTAGAGTTGGCTCCAAGTCAATTCCAGATGTCAAAAAAAGATGGCAAAACGGTGCTGTTACATTCCGTAGAAAAGAAAGGTTTTTTTACCATAAAATCTTTTGATGAGTCTATTTTTGATTGTTCTAACGAAGCAAAAAAAGCGTGTCCTGTTAAAATTATTGAAGTAAAACAGATTTAA